One window from the genome of Pseudonocardia hierapolitana encodes:
- a CDS encoding YbhB/YbcL family Raf kinase inhibitor-like protein — MSANDPFARHPEVASFTVTSTTISDGAAWSPEQYSDIFGVPGGKDISPQLSWHGAPDGTKSYVVTVYDPDAPTGSGFWHWAVVDIPATVTELPEGAGDDTGSGLPAGAFQLRNDAGAAHFIGAAPPAGHGPHRYFVVVHALDVESIGVQADATPAVLGFTMFGHTLGRAVLIATGETPA; from the coding sequence ATGAGCGCCAACGACCCCTTCGCCCGCCACCCGGAGGTGGCCTCCTTCACCGTCACCAGCACCACCATCAGCGACGGTGCCGCTTGGTCGCCCGAGCAGTACTCCGATATCTTCGGCGTCCCGGGCGGGAAGGACATCTCCCCGCAGCTGTCCTGGCACGGCGCCCCGGACGGCACCAAGAGCTACGTCGTCACGGTCTACGACCCCGACGCCCCCACCGGGTCCGGCTTCTGGCACTGGGCGGTCGTCGACATCCCGGCCACCGTCACCGAGCTGCCCGAGGGCGCGGGCGACGACACCGGCTCGGGCCTGCCCGCGGGCGCCTTCCAGCTGCGCAACGACGCAGGCGCGGCCCACTTCATCGGCGCCGCCCCGCCGGCCGGGCACGGGCCTCACCGCTACTTCGTCGTGGTGCACGCCCTCGACGTCGAGTCCATCGGCGTGCAGGCCGACGCCACCCCGGCCGTCCTCGGCTTCACCATGTTCGGACACACCCTCGGCCGCGCCGTTCTGATCGCCACCGGCGAGACCCCGGCCTGA
- a CDS encoding ABC transporter substrate-binding protein → MISSSAVRRVLAVAALVLAAACAPEPAAPPAAGAPSCEPGALPTLTSGTLTFGTDQPVYPPWYLDDDPASGRGFEGAVAYAIADGLGYPREKVTWVRVPFNASIQPGPKSYDLNLTEFSITAERAQAVDFSAPYYDVKQAVVAMQTGAAAAAGSIADLKGLRLGAQVGTTSYQAILDQIAPTGEPAVFNTNDDAKLALSNGQVDAIVVDLPTAFYITSAELEGAKIVGQLPLGSGTPEQFGAVLDKDSPLTACVSAVVEKLRGDGTLAALEDQWLASAETAPELR, encoded by the coding sequence GTGATCTCCTCGTCCGCGGTCCGGCGTGTGCTCGCGGTCGCCGCTCTCGTCCTCGCCGCCGCCTGCGCACCCGAGCCCGCCGCACCCCCGGCGGCGGGCGCACCGTCCTGCGAGCCCGGCGCACTGCCGACCCTCACGTCCGGCACGCTCACGTTCGGCACCGACCAGCCCGTCTACCCGCCGTGGTACCTCGACGACGACCCGGCGTCCGGCCGTGGCTTCGAGGGCGCCGTGGCGTACGCGATCGCCGACGGGCTCGGCTACCCGCGGGAGAAGGTCACCTGGGTGCGCGTGCCGTTCAACGCGTCCATCCAGCCGGGGCCGAAGTCCTACGACCTGAACCTCACCGAGTTCTCGATCACCGCGGAGCGGGCGCAGGCCGTGGACTTCTCCGCGCCCTACTACGACGTGAAGCAGGCGGTGGTCGCGATGCAGACCGGCGCGGCCGCCGCTGCCGGCTCGATCGCCGACCTGAAGGGCCTGCGGCTCGGCGCACAGGTGGGCACCACCAGCTACCAGGCGATCCTCGACCAGATCGCCCCCACAGGCGAGCCCGCGGTGTTCAACACGAACGACGACGCGAAGCTCGCCCTGTCCAACGGCCAGGTCGACGCGATCGTGGTGGACCTGCCCACCGCCTTCTACATCACCTCGGCCGAGCTGGAGGGGGCGAAGATCGTCGGGCAGCTCCCGTTGGGCAGCGGCACGCCGGAGCAGTTCGGCGCCGTGCTGGACAAGGACAGCCCGCTCACGGCGTGCGTCTCGGCCGTGGTCGAGAAGCTCCGCGGCGACGGCACGCTCGCCGCGCTGGAGGACCAGTGGCTCGCGTCGGCGGAGACCGCCCCGGAACTGCGGTGA
- a CDS encoding amino acid ABC transporter permease yields MTLLQPAASPLAQERLAYRRLRARRSTLVALGSTVLFAVVLAVGVTSAPGWPRVQETFLDLRVGWESLPAVAAGLWLNVRVLVVAELGVLVLGLLIAVLRTLRGPVFFPLRALATGYVDLFRGVPLLIALYLIGFGLPALRLQGIPTDTAVLGTITLILIYSAYVAEVFRAGIESVHPSQRAAARSLGLTHRQSMRLVILPQAVRRVLPPLLNDFVALQKDVGLISVLGAVDAIRAAQIASARTFDFTPYVVAALLFVLLAVPTGRIADAVAARATRRQGLA; encoded by the coding sequence GTGACCCTGCTGCAACCGGCAGCGAGCCCGCTGGCGCAGGAACGGCTGGCGTACCGCCGGTTGCGGGCCCGGCGCTCCACCCTGGTGGCCCTGGGCTCCACCGTGCTGTTCGCGGTGGTGCTCGCGGTCGGGGTGACGAGCGCTCCCGGCTGGCCGCGCGTCCAGGAGACGTTCCTCGACCTGCGGGTCGGCTGGGAGTCGCTGCCGGCCGTCGCGGCGGGGCTGTGGCTGAACGTGCGGGTGCTCGTGGTCGCCGAGCTCGGCGTCCTCGTGCTCGGGCTGCTGATCGCGGTGCTGCGCACGCTGCGCGGCCCGGTGTTCTTCCCGCTGCGGGCGCTGGCCACCGGCTACGTCGACCTGTTCCGCGGCGTGCCGCTGCTCATCGCGCTCTACCTGATCGGCTTCGGGCTGCCCGCGTTGCGGCTGCAGGGCATCCCGACCGACACCGCGGTGCTCGGCACCATCACGCTGATCCTGATCTACTCCGCGTACGTGGCCGAGGTGTTCCGGGCGGGAATCGAGTCGGTGCACCCGTCGCAGCGCGCCGCCGCCCGCTCCCTCGGCCTGACCCACCGCCAGTCGATGCGGCTGGTGATCCTCCCGCAGGCGGTGCGGCGGGTGCTGCCACCGCTGCTCAACGACTTCGTGGCCCTGCAGAAGGACGTCGGGCTCATCTCCGTGCTCGGCGCCGTGGACGCGATCCGGGCGGCCCAGATCGCGTCGGCGCGCACGTTCGACTTCACGCCGTACGTCGTGGCGGCGCTGCTCTTCGTGCTGCTCGCGGTGCCCACCGGCCGGATCGCCGACGCCGTTGCGGCGCGGGCGACCAGGCGGCAGGGGCTCGCATGA
- a CDS encoding amino acid ABC transporter ATP-binding protein yields the protein MTPVLDVRGLVKRYGDATVLDHVDLTVGEHQVVTVIGSSGSGKSTLLRCVDLLEEIDDGQVLLDGVDISDPRADAAAAQRRMAIVFQAFNLFPHMTALQNVALAPRVVHGLPAAEADERARELLDRVGLADRADAHPDRLSGGQQQRVAIARALAVRPRLLLLDEITSALDPELVGEVLSIVRGLAADGVTILMATHEMGFARQVSDRVCFLDGGRVLESGPPDQVLGDPVQERTRQFLSRVIAAGRL from the coding sequence ATGACACCGGTGCTGGACGTGCGCGGCCTCGTCAAGCGCTACGGCGACGCCACCGTGCTCGACCACGTCGACCTCACCGTCGGCGAGCACCAGGTCGTCACGGTGATCGGCTCGTCGGGCTCCGGGAAGTCGACGCTCCTGCGCTGCGTCGACCTCCTCGAAGAGATCGACGACGGTCAAGTGCTGCTGGACGGCGTCGACATCTCGGACCCGCGGGCCGATGCAGCGGCGGCGCAACGGCGCATGGCGATCGTGTTCCAGGCGTTCAACCTGTTCCCGCACATGACGGCGCTGCAGAACGTCGCGCTGGCCCCGCGCGTGGTCCACGGCCTGCCCGCCGCCGAGGCCGACGAGCGGGCGCGCGAGCTGCTGGACCGCGTCGGGCTCGCCGACCGGGCCGACGCCCACCCCGACCGGCTCTCCGGCGGCCAGCAGCAGCGCGTGGCGATCGCCCGTGCGCTCGCGGTCCGCCCGCGCCTGCTCCTGCTCGACGAGATCACCTCCGCGCTCGACCCGGAGCTGGTCGGCGAGGTGCTCTCGATCGTCCGCGGGCTCGCCGCCGACGGCGTCACGATCCTGATGGCGACGCACGAGATGGGTTTCGCCCGCCAGGTGTCCGACCGGGTCTGCTTCCTCGACGGCGGTCGCGTGCTCGAGTCCGGGCCACCGGACCAGGTGCTGGGCGATCCCGTTCAGGAACGCACCCGGCAGTTCCTGTCCCGCGTGATCGCCGCGGGGCGGTTATAG
- a CDS encoding alpha/beta hydrolase family protein — translation MRRLLAALPVVLLLLAGCASTPTPPPPPPPPPAPVTPTVETTAGEWAGRIGVPGAPLEIGIRLTAENGKLRGEIDIPAQAIKAMPLSDVLLEGRELSFRLPEVGGDAWFRGTFETDGKSIPGAFTQFGQSFPLVLRPGPVAGRPQEPKPPFPYRIEDVKYPGQGVDLAGTLTRPEGPGPFTAVVLLTGSGAQNRDEELFGHKPFLLLADVLTRAGYAVLRVDDRGVGGSGGQLYEADYDRLVGDVVAGVDFLRGRPEINRDRIGLLGHSEGGYLAPLVAQRTPVAFAIMMAGPAATGEDVLVAQNQLLLEAAGAPPEVVSQQVAYVRTLVALLRAEDYQRARALAVRQLVTQATGLPPEQQPSPEQIEAQVAATVNPYYRSWAVHDPAPALQALRVPVLAFFGGADLQVPAGQNEPLMRSLLAGSPDATVRTLPGLNHLMQPAGSGGLDEYATIDTTIDPSALELVRSWLTQRFPR, via the coding sequence ATGCGCCGGTTGCTCGCCGCCCTGCCCGTCGTGCTGCTGTTGCTCGCGGGCTGCGCATCGACGCCGACGCCACCGCCTCCCCCGCCACCTCCTCCCGCCCCGGTGACCCCCACCGTGGAGACGACGGCAGGCGAATGGGCCGGCCGGATCGGTGTCCCCGGCGCGCCGCTCGAGATCGGCATCCGGCTGACGGCCGAGAACGGCAAACTGCGCGGGGAGATCGACATCCCGGCGCAGGCGATCAAGGCGATGCCGCTCTCGGACGTGCTGCTGGAGGGCCGCGAGCTCTCCTTCCGCCTGCCGGAGGTCGGGGGCGACGCCTGGTTCCGCGGCACCTTCGAGACCGACGGGAAGAGCATCCCCGGCGCGTTCACGCAGTTCGGGCAGTCGTTCCCGCTCGTCCTGCGCCCCGGGCCCGTCGCGGGCAGGCCGCAGGAGCCCAAGCCGCCGTTCCCGTACCGGATCGAGGACGTCAAGTACCCCGGCCAGGGCGTCGACCTCGCCGGCACGCTGACCCGGCCGGAAGGGCCGGGCCCGTTCACCGCGGTCGTGCTCCTCACGGGCAGCGGCGCGCAGAACCGCGACGAGGAGCTCTTCGGCCACAAGCCGTTCCTGCTGCTCGCCGACGTCCTGACCCGCGCGGGATACGCCGTGCTCCGGGTCGACGACCGCGGCGTCGGCGGATCCGGCGGGCAGCTCTACGAGGCCGACTACGACCGGCTCGTTGGCGACGTCGTGGCCGGCGTCGACTTCCTCCGCGGCCGCCCGGAGATCAACCGCGACCGGATCGGGCTGCTCGGGCACAGCGAGGGTGGCTACCTCGCGCCGCTCGTCGCGCAGCGCACCCCGGTCGCGTTCGCGATCATGATGGCGGGGCCCGCCGCGACCGGCGAGGACGTGCTGGTGGCGCAGAACCAGCTGCTGCTGGAGGCCGCGGGAGCGCCCCCCGAGGTCGTGTCGCAACAGGTCGCGTACGTGCGCACGCTGGTCGCCCTGCTGCGCGCCGAGGACTACCAACGGGCACGCGCACTCGCCGTTCGGCAGCTCGTGACACAGGCCACGGGCCTGCCGCCGGAGCAGCAACCGAGCCCGGAGCAGATCGAGGCCCAGGTGGCGGCGACCGTCAACCCGTACTACCGCTCGTGGGCGGTGCACGACCCCGCCCCCGCGCTGCAGGCGCTGCGGGTGCCGGTGCTCGCGTTCTTCGGCGGCGCCGACCTGCAGGTGCCCGCCGGGCAGAACGAGCCGCTGATGCGCTCCCTGCTCGCGGGAAGCCCGGACGCCACCGTCCGCACCCTCCCCGGGCTCAACCACCTCATGCAGCCGGCCGGCAGCGGCGGGCTGGACGAGTACGCCACGATCGACACGACCATCGACCCGTCGGCGCTCGAGCTGGTACGGAGCTGGCTGACCCAACGCTTCCCGAGGTAG
- a CDS encoding nucleoside deaminase, whose translation MTLLPLASDEALVRRALEVAAAAPATGDVPIGAVVVDAAGRELAAACNAREALGDPTAHAELLALREAARVAGEWRLEGCTVAVTIEPCTMCAGALGLARVRRVVFGAWEPKTGAAGSLWDVLRDRRLNHRPEVVGGVLEADCAALLEAFFASHRG comes from the coding sequence GTGACGCTTCTCCCGCTCGCCTCGGACGAGGCGCTCGTCCGGCGTGCGCTCGAGGTGGCCGCGGCCGCACCCGCCACCGGCGACGTCCCGATCGGGGCGGTCGTCGTCGACGCCGCCGGCCGCGAGCTGGCCGCCGCCTGCAACGCGCGCGAGGCCCTCGGCGACCCCACGGCGCACGCCGAGCTGCTCGCCCTCCGCGAGGCCGCGCGCGTCGCGGGCGAGTGGCGGCTGGAGGGCTGCACGGTCGCCGTCACGATCGAGCCCTGCACGATGTGCGCGGGCGCGCTCGGGCTGGCCCGGGTGCGGCGGGTCGTCTTCGGCGCGTGGGAACCGAAGACGGGTGCCGCGGGCTCGCTCTGGGACGTGCTGCGGGACCGGCGGCTCAACCACCGTCCCGAGGTGGTGGGCGGTGTGCTGGAGGCGGACTGCGCCGCGCTGCTGGAGGCGTTCTTCGCCTCTCACCGCGGCTAG
- a CDS encoding tRNA adenosine deaminase-associated protein, translating to MAVQSVQRPADVREQALPGYAVAAIREDGLWRCLRLAPDALVDLDTAITELRSLRSTGAVLGLLDVDDEFFVLLRPTPGGVALMVSDAVAALDYDVAADVLDLLRVELPSEEDALDAPPWPEGDLGILADLGLPADELEVLAAEVELYPDEQLAAIGRRCGFADALAEVVSDPR from the coding sequence ATGGCAGTGCAGAGCGTCCAGCGTCCCGCGGACGTGCGCGAACAGGCCTTGCCCGGATACGCCGTGGCGGCGATCCGGGAGGACGGCTTGTGGCGTTGCCTGCGTCTGGCCCCCGATGCGCTGGTCGACCTCGACACCGCGATCACCGAGCTGCGCTCCCTGCGCTCCACGGGCGCGGTGCTCGGCCTGCTCGACGTCGACGACGAGTTCTTCGTGCTGCTGCGGCCCACCCCGGGTGGGGTCGCGCTGATGGTGTCCGACGCGGTCGCGGCCCTGGACTACGACGTGGCCGCCGACGTGCTCGACCTGCTCCGCGTGGAGCTGCCCTCCGAGGAGGACGCGCTCGACGCGCCGCCGTGGCCGGAGGGCGACCTCGGGATCCTCGCCGATCTCGGCCTGCCCGCCGACGAGCTGGAAGTGCTCGCGGCCGAGGTGGAGCTCTACCCCGACGAGCAGCTGGCCGCGATCGGCCGCCGCTGCGGGTTCGCCGACGCGCTCGCCGAGGTGGTCAGCGACCCGCGGTGA
- a CDS encoding M20 metallopeptidase family protein, which produces MSLPGAPIDGLHAHARSVQPRTVTLRRALHRHPELGLDLPRTRDAVVAALADLPVQVHLGRSVSSVVAVLEGHRPGPTILLRGDMDALPMPEDTGLPFASEVDGTMHACGHDTHVAMLASAAHVLAERRDELAGRVVFMFQPGEEGFHGARYMIEEGLLDRTGPFGRPDAAFALHISATLPSGEVHARPGPLMAAADTIRVTVNGRGGHASAPHDALDPVPAAAAMVGALQTAVTRRIDTHQPVVLTIAHIVAGTTTNVIPETAYLEGTLRSLSETARATMYEEIRRVCRHTAMAHGCTAEVEIEPGYPVTVNDSGATDHVTGLAGAVLGLHNVAMMPAPIMGAEDFSYVLAEVPGALAFLGGCPPGVDPAIAPPNHSNRVVFDEEAMAAGVAVYAGLALAGL; this is translated from the coding sequence ATGTCGCTACCGGGTGCCCCGATCGACGGACTGCATGCCCACGCCCGCAGCGTCCAACCACGCACCGTGACGTTGCGGCGCGCGCTGCACCGCCATCCCGAGCTCGGGCTCGACCTGCCGCGCACCCGGGACGCCGTGGTCGCCGCGCTCGCCGACCTGCCCGTGCAGGTGCACCTCGGGCGGTCGGTCAGCTCGGTGGTCGCCGTGCTCGAGGGCCACCGGCCAGGGCCCACGATCCTGCTGCGCGGCGACATGGACGCACTGCCCATGCCGGAGGACACGGGACTCCCGTTCGCCTCCGAGGTGGACGGCACGATGCACGCCTGCGGGCACGACACCCACGTGGCGATGCTCGCGTCGGCCGCCCACGTGCTCGCCGAGCGCCGCGACGAGCTCGCCGGGCGCGTCGTGTTCATGTTCCAGCCCGGCGAAGAGGGCTTCCACGGCGCGCGGTACATGATCGAGGAGGGCTTGCTCGACCGCACCGGGCCCTTCGGCCGGCCGGACGCCGCGTTCGCGCTGCACATCTCCGCGACGCTGCCGTCCGGCGAGGTGCACGCCCGCCCCGGGCCGCTGATGGCCGCGGCCGACACGATCCGGGTCACCGTCAACGGCCGCGGCGGGCACGCCTCCGCGCCGCACGACGCGCTCGATCCGGTGCCCGCGGCCGCCGCGATGGTCGGAGCGCTGCAGACGGCCGTGACCCGGCGCATCGACACCCACCAGCCCGTCGTGCTCACGATCGCGCACATCGTCGCCGGCACCACCACCAACGTCATCCCGGAGACCGCCTACCTCGAGGGCACGCTGCGCAGCCTGTCCGAGACCGCCCGCGCCACGATGTACGAGGAGATCCGGCGGGTCTGCCGGCACACCGCGATGGCTCACGGGTGCACGGCCGAGGTGGAGATCGAGCCGGGCTACCCGGTCACGGTCAACGACTCCGGCGCAACGGACCACGTCACCGGTCTCGCCGGCGCCGTGCTCGGGCTCCACAACGTGGCGATGATGCCGGCGCCGATCATGGGCGCCGAGGACTTCTCCTACGTGCTGGCCGAGGTGCCCGGCGCCCTCGCGTTCCTCGGCGGCTGCCCGCCCGGCGTCGACCCCGCCATCGCGCCGCCCAACCACTCCAACCGCGTCGTCTTCGACGAGGAGGCGATGGCCGCGGGCGTGGCCGTCTACGCGGGACTCGCCCTGGCCGGGCTGTAA
- a CDS encoding amidase produces the protein MLPDLRDLGMALRSRELSATEHVRDVLDRLAADTLNSVIALDPERALAAAAERDAELARGEWRGPLHGVAVGVKDLIDVAGLPTRAGSNVLADAPPATADAPVVARLREAGAVVVAKLHTHEFAYGPTGDVAATGPARNPHDPSRITGGSSSGSAAAVGAGHLPLALGTDTGASVRTPAALCGVVGLKPAFGALPTDGSFPLSETLDHIGVIAPDVHAASVAWDVLSRPDGTGGGIQSPGVGGVRVGLLTDEYWRPLDPALAKAVEAAAARLQARGAQLHEVSTPMIEELAATYPMIVGAEAYATHAQWLADRPQDYQPITRERLLPFADQPARAYVDAVRARRRLKAAMRAAVAHLDVLLLPTTRLRATPIGAEEVTVDGAAVAVRPQLLALTLPFNLTGWPAASVPGEVADGGLPAGVQVVGVRLEERGVLRVAGALARD, from the coding sequence GTGCTGCCTGATCTCCGCGACCTCGGCATGGCCCTGCGCTCCCGCGAGCTGTCCGCCACCGAGCACGTCCGGGACGTCCTGGACCGGCTCGCCGCCGACACGCTGAACTCCGTCATCGCCCTCGACCCCGAACGCGCGCTCGCCGCGGCCGCCGAGCGGGACGCCGAGCTCGCCCGCGGGGAGTGGCGCGGGCCGCTGCACGGCGTCGCCGTCGGGGTGAAGGACCTGATCGACGTGGCCGGCCTCCCGACCCGCGCCGGCTCGAACGTCCTCGCCGACGCCCCGCCCGCCACGGCGGACGCGCCGGTGGTCGCCCGGCTGCGGGAGGCGGGCGCCGTGGTCGTCGCGAAGCTGCACACCCACGAGTTCGCCTACGGCCCCACCGGCGACGTCGCCGCCACCGGGCCCGCCCGCAACCCGCACGATCCGTCGCGCATCACCGGAGGCTCGTCGTCGGGTTCCGCAGCCGCAGTCGGTGCGGGGCACCTGCCGCTCGCCCTCGGCACCGACACCGGCGCGAGCGTGCGCACCCCGGCCGCGCTCTGCGGTGTGGTCGGGCTGAAGCCTGCGTTCGGTGCGCTCCCGACGGACGGGTCCTTCCCGCTGTCGGAGACCCTCGACCACATCGGCGTGATCGCCCCCGACGTGCACGCGGCGTCCGTCGCATGGGACGTGCTGAGCAGGCCGGACGGCACCGGCGGTGGCATCCAGTCCCCCGGCGTGGGCGGTGTGCGTGTCGGTCTGCTCACCGACGAGTACTGGCGCCCGCTCGACCCGGCACTCGCCAAGGCCGTCGAGGCGGCGGCCGCCCGGCTGCAGGCCCGCGGGGCGCAGCTGCACGAGGTGAGCACCCCGATGATCGAGGAGCTCGCCGCCACGTACCCGATGATCGTCGGCGCCGAGGCTTACGCCACGCACGCGCAGTGGCTCGCCGACCGGCCGCAGGACTACCAGCCGATCACGCGCGAGCGGCTGCTCCCGTTCGCCGACCAGCCGGCGCGGGCCTACGTCGACGCCGTGCGCGCGCGCAGGCGCCTCAAGGCGGCAATGCGCGCGGCCGTCGCCCACCTCGACGTCCTGCTGCTGCCCACCACCCGGCTGCGCGCCACGCCGATCGGGGCGGAGGAGGTGACCGTCGACGGCGCAGCCGTGGCGGTGCGCCCCCAGCTGCTCGCGCTCACCCTGCCGTTCAACCTCACCGGCTGGCCAGCGGCCTCCGTGCCCGGCGAGGTGGCCGACGGCGGCCTGCCTGCGGGCGTCCAGGTCGTCGGGGTGCGGCTGGAGGAGCGTGGGGTCCTGCGGGTGGCGGGGGCGCTCGCCCGGGACTGA